GATCCATACAGCGTTTGCATCGCCCAATTTTCTGCCAAAACCAATGTCCATCACATCTATTACAGCTCATTGCTTTCTCCCTAGCGCTATAGAAGCCAGTATAAACAAAAAGGTTAGAGAACCAAATCTTAGCCAAATATGGCTTGATTTTGAGCTTGGCTGTTCATTAGGGTAAAAATATTTGATAGCTCTAATCGTTTGATGTTATGGTTTTGATAGTTAAATTCGATTGAGGTTGCGATGAATATCCGAGACTTGGAATATCTGGTGTCACTGGCAGAGCACAAACACTTTCGCAAAGCGGCGGAAGCCTGTTTTGTCAGCCAGCCGACACTAAGTGGGCAGATCCGTAAGTTAGAAGAAGAAATTGGCACCATTTTATTAGAGCGTAGTAGCCGCCGAGTGCTGTTTACCGATGCGGGTTTGCAACTGGTCGATCAGGCGAAAGTCATTCTGCGTGAAGTGAAAACCTTTAAAGAGATGGCCAGTGGGCAAAATGGTGAAATGAGTGGTCCGATGCACATTGGCTTTATTCCCACTTTGGGGCCCTATTTATTGCCACGCATTATTCCGCAGTTGAAGGAACGTTATCCCGAGCTGGAGCTGTTTCTGCATGAAGCACAAACGCAGCAATTGATCAGCCAACTGGAAGCGGGCAAGTTAGACTGCCTCATCTTGGCGTCGGTCGCCGAAACCGAGCCATTCAAAGAGATCGATATCTATCATGAACCGCTCAGTATCGCCGTGCCACTCAATCATGAGTGGGCCAAACAAGAGCAGTTGGATATGTTAGAGCTGAATGGCAAAACGGTGCTGGCGCTGGGGGATGGCCACTGTCTGCGCGATCAGGCACTCGGTTTTTGCTTTGCAGCGGGCGCACGCGATGATGAGCGTTTTAAGGCCACCAGTTTAGAAACGCTGCGTAACATGGTTGCCGCGGGCGCTGGGATTACTTTGCTGCCGGAGCTCTCCTTGCCGAAAGAAAAAGAGAAAGATGGCGTCTGCTATGTCAAAGCGGTCAACCCGGTGCCGTCACGCAAAATTGTCTTGGCTTATCGCCCGGGCTCGCCATTGCGTGCGCGTTTTGAACAGTTGGCGAAAACCATCAGCGATATTCTTACTCACAGAACTTAACGGCGCGATTGAAGGGCAGATAAAAAAAGGTTGCTTCGCCAAGCAACCTTTTTACCTTACTGTTCTGGTAAGTGGGCTAGAACAGCCCGTTATCACTGCCATCACCAGAGCTGGAGTAGATGCTCTCTTCACTGTGCTCGGTGACGTACTGCGTCGGTTCGGTGCCTTTGATGAAGTACTCGAACATCGAGCTCTCATCCACTTTATGGGTCAAAAGGCCGGTATCGCGATCAATGCGCACGCGTATGATGTCAGCGGGAACGACTTTCTCTTGCTGGGGCACGCCATCAAGCGCTTGCTGCATAAAATCGATCCACGCCGGTTGCGCGGTTTTTGCGCCCGATTCCGCGCCCGAAATGACATCTTTGCCGAGGTTGCGGTTTAAGGTGGTTTTGCCCAGCGCGCGGCTGTGGTCATCAAAACCGACCCAAGCAATCGCCACTAAACCAGGGCCATAACCGTTGTACCACGCGTCTTTTGAATCGTTGGTTGTTCCGGTTTTACCGCCAATATCACGGCGGTTGAGGGTTTGAGCGCGCCAGCCTGTGCCATTCCACCCCGTGCCTTCACGCCAGTTACCGCCACCCCAAATGTTGCTGTACATCATTTCACGCAGAATAAAAGCGTTCTGCTCACTGATCACCTGCGGCGCGTGCAAATCATCTTCATCTTGCTCGTTAAACTGCTCGGCGAGCGGATCGCGGTTTTGCGTTTGGCATGCGTCGCGACAGATGGTTTTGGGGTGCGCTTCAATGACGGTATTGCCATAGGCGTCGTCAATACGGCTGATGTAAAAAGGCTCGACGTAATAGCCGCCGTTGGCAAATACCGAGAAACCTTGCGCCATTTTCATCGGCGTCAAACTGCCAGCACCAAGAGCAATGGTCTCAGAGCGGGGAAGCTGATCCAGTTCAAAGCCAAAACGGGTCAGATACTGGCGCGCTTCATCCAAACCGACTTCACGCAGCGTTCTTACCGCCATGACGTTTTTCGATGTGGCAAGACCAATTCGCACTCGCGTTGGGCCAGAATAGGTCGGCGGAGAGTTTTTAGGACGCCATGCAGTGCCTTGGCTCTCATCCCATTTGTTGATCGGTGCATCGTTGATTAAGGTTGCTAAGGTCATTCCTTTGTCGATCGCCGCGGAATAGATGAAAGGCTTGATGCTTGAGCCAACCTGACGAACCGACATGGTGGCGCGGTTAAACTTGTTGTGCACAAAGTTAAAACCGCCGACCAGAGAAAGCACCGCGCCGTTTTCCGGGTTCATCGCAACAAAAGCGGTGTTGGCATTCGGCACTTGGCTTAGGTGCCAACTGGTGCTGGTTTCTCCTTGCTCATTGTGCTGAGTGATTTGACGCACCCATATTTGTTCCCCAGGGGCCAAAATATCACTGGCGGTTTTCGGGTCATCACCCTGACGTTCATCGGTCAAGAAGCGTCGTGCCCAGCTCATGCCTTCCCAAGCAATGGTTTGTTGCTGCTGACGTTTGACCCAAACCGTGGCTTGCTTGCCACTCACTTTGGTCACAATCGCAGGGACCAGTTCGCCATAGGTCGGCTGATCATTGAGATGGCTGTCCATCTTCTCGCTGTCCCAAGGAGTTTGGCCTGCTTTCCACAGCACGCTTTCTGCGCCGCGATAGCCATGACGCTCATCGTAAGCCAGCAGGTTGTTGATCGCCGCGTTATTGGCGGCTTCTTGCAGCTTGGAATCGACCGTCATATAGACATTCATGCCCGAGGTGTAAGCTTTCTCTTCGCCGTACTGCTGCACCATCCACGCGCGCGCTAGCTCAGCTACATACGGGGCATTGAGTTCAATCTCTGCACCGTGATATTGCGCGATCAAAGGTTCTGAACGTGCCGCGTCATACTCTTCTTGGCTGATGTACTTCTCATCCAACATACGCATCAACACCACATTGCGGCGATTGGTCGCGCGTTCAAGTGAGTAGAGTGGGTTGAGGGTCGAAGGGGCTTTTGGCATACCCGCCAGCGTAGCGATTTCACCCAGCGTCAAATCGTGCAGATCTTTACCAAAGTAGACGCGTGCCGCCGCGCCAAAGCCATAGGAGCGGTAACCAAGGAAGATCTTGTTGACGTACAGCTCCATGATCTCCTGCTTGCTCAGCAGTTGCTCGATGTGGATAGCAATAAAGATCTCTTTCACTTTGCGCATCAACTTCTTCTCATTGGAGAGGAAGAAGTTACGTGCCAACTGTTGGGTAATGGTACTCGCCCCTTGCTTGGCGGAGCCTGACATGGCCACGACCAGTGCCGCTCGGGTGATACCAATCGGGTCGATGCCGTAGTGGTCATAAAAACGGCTGTCTTCCGTGGCGATCAGTGCGTTAATCAACTGACGAGGAATTTGTTCGTAGGTGACCGGAATTCGGCGTTTTTCACCAAATTGTGCGATCAACTTGCCATCTTGGCTGAAGACCTGCATCGGGGTCTGCAATTCCACATTTTTTAATGCCGCCACATCTGGTAGGTCGGGTTTAACGTATTGATAAAACCCAAATATTGTAGTGACTCCAAGAATTATGCAAACCAATGCAAAGATAAGTAAACGCTTTATGAACTTCACCGGAGAATCCCTGTTTAGTTGAGGCTGTATGACGGCAAACCCTTGTACTCTAGGCTAAAAATTTAGCTCTTGCGTTATTAACTCTCATTTGACGGCTAATAACAACCTTTTGAGCTAAGAAAATGGGAGCAGTTGGAGATGGGTAAACCCTTAGTTACCGGGATTGATATTGGTCATCGCAGCCTCAAGGCTGTCATTCTGAAACCCGCAGGAAATAGCTATGCCTTGCTGGGATATAAAGAAATTGTATTTGAGCGCGCTATTGTCGCCGAAAACCACACTCTGAATCATCAGGAAATTGTCAATACGCTTAAAGTCCTGAATAAAGAGTTGCCGCGTTTCCGTCGTCAGGTGGCGCTGGCCGTGCCGGATAGTGCCGTGATCAGCAAGCA
This Vibrio navarrensis DNA region includes the following protein-coding sequences:
- the oxyR gene encoding DNA-binding transcriptional regulator OxyR, with protein sequence MNIRDLEYLVSLAEHKHFRKAAEACFVSQPTLSGQIRKLEEEIGTILLERSSRRVLFTDAGLQLVDQAKVILREVKTFKEMASGQNGEMSGPMHIGFIPTLGPYLLPRIIPQLKERYPELELFLHEAQTQQLISQLEAGKLDCLILASVAETEPFKEIDIYHEPLSIAVPLNHEWAKQEQLDMLELNGKTVLALGDGHCLRDQALGFCFAAGARDDERFKATSLETLRNMVAAGAGITLLPELSLPKEKEKDGVCYVKAVNPVPSRKIVLAYRPGSPLRARFEQLAKTISDILTHRT
- a CDS encoding penicillin-binding protein 1A, translated to MKFIKRLLIFALVCIILGVTTIFGFYQYVKPDLPDVAALKNVELQTPMQVFSQDGKLIAQFGEKRRIPVTYEQIPRQLINALIATEDSRFYDHYGIDPIGITRAALVVAMSGSAKQGASTITQQLARNFFLSNEKKLMRKVKEIFIAIHIEQLLSKQEIMELYVNKIFLGYRSYGFGAAARVYFGKDLHDLTLGEIATLAGMPKAPSTLNPLYSLERATNRRNVVLMRMLDEKYISQEEYDAARSEPLIAQYHGAEIELNAPYVAELARAWMVQQYGEEKAYTSGMNVYMTVDSKLQEAANNAAINNLLAYDERHGYRGAESVLWKAGQTPWDSEKMDSHLNDQPTYGELVPAIVTKVSGKQATVWVKRQQQQTIAWEGMSWARRFLTDERQGDDPKTASDILAPGEQIWVRQITQHNEQGETSTSWHLSQVPNANTAFVAMNPENGAVLSLVGGFNFVHNKFNRATMSVRQVGSSIKPFIYSAAIDKGMTLATLINDAPINKWDESQGTAWRPKNSPPTYSGPTRVRIGLATSKNVMAVRTLREVGLDEARQYLTRFGFELDQLPRSETIALGAGSLTPMKMAQGFSVFANGGYYVEPFYISRIDDAYGNTVIEAHPKTICRDACQTQNRDPLAEQFNEQDEDDLHAPQVISEQNAFILREMMYSNIWGGGNWREGTGWNGTGWRAQTLNRRDIGGKTGTTNDSKDAWYNGYGPGLVAIAWVGFDDHSRALGKTTLNRNLGKDVISGAESGAKTAQPAWIDFMQQALDGVPQQEKVVPADIIRVRIDRDTGLLTHKVDESSMFEYFIKGTEPTQYVTEHSEESIYSSSGDGSDNGLF